The following proteins are encoded in a genomic region of Actinomadura sp. NAK00032:
- a CDS encoding IS256 family transposase: protein MAVDNSVDPAGWLAEQIGVCEPDVLRSMVKTMAEALMSAEADAVCGADYGTRSEDRVNRRNGYRVRDWDTRAGTVELAIPKLRSGSYFPEWLLERRRRAEQALVSVVATSYLLGVSTRRVDKLVEQMGIKGISKSQVSEMSKVLDAQVAAFRNRPLESGPYAFVWVDALTQKVREGGRIVNVHVLVATGVNADGHREILGVEVTSAEDGAGWLAFLRGLVARGLSGVQMVISDAHRGLVEAIGSTLPGAGWQRCRTHYLRNLLTRVPKSAQPWVATLVRTIFDQPAAEEVHAQHARVVASLEAKHPDAAEHLDQARPDLLAFTGFPRQLWRQIWSNNPQERLNKEIRRRTDVVGIFPDRAAIVRLVGAVLMEQTDEWTEARRYMGPECLAKARLRVIDGTTPDPATEQQELTA from the coding sequence ATGGCCGTGGACAACAGTGTGGACCCTGCGGGGTGGCTGGCCGAGCAGATCGGGGTGTGTGAGCCCGATGTGTTGCGGTCGATGGTCAAGACGATGGCCGAGGCCCTCATGTCGGCGGAGGCGGACGCGGTCTGCGGCGCCGACTACGGGACCCGCTCAGAGGACCGGGTGAACCGCCGCAACGGCTACCGGGTCCGGGACTGGGACACCCGCGCCGGCACCGTGGAGTTGGCGATCCCGAAGCTGCGGTCGGGGTCCTACTTCCCCGAGTGGCTGCTGGAGCGGCGTCGCCGGGCCGAGCAGGCCCTGGTCTCGGTGGTGGCCACCTCCTATCTCCTGGGGGTGTCGACGCGCAGGGTGGACAAGCTGGTGGAGCAAATGGGCATCAAGGGCATCTCCAAAAGCCAGGTGTCGGAGATGTCCAAGGTGCTGGACGCGCAGGTGGCGGCGTTCCGGAACCGGCCGTTGGAGAGCGGCCCGTATGCGTTCGTGTGGGTGGACGCCCTGACTCAGAAGGTCCGTGAGGGCGGCCGGATCGTGAACGTGCATGTGCTGGTGGCCACCGGGGTCAACGCCGACGGGCACCGCGAGATCCTCGGGGTCGAGGTCACTTCGGCCGAGGACGGAGCCGGCTGGCTCGCCTTCCTGCGCGGGCTCGTCGCGCGCGGCCTGTCGGGCGTCCAGATGGTGATCTCCGATGCGCATCGGGGCCTGGTCGAGGCGATCGGGTCGACGCTGCCGGGCGCGGGCTGGCAGCGGTGCCGGACGCACTACCTGCGCAACCTGCTGACCAGGGTGCCCAAGTCGGCGCAGCCGTGGGTGGCGACGCTGGTGCGGACCATCTTCGACCAGCCCGCCGCCGAGGAGGTCCATGCCCAGCACGCACGGGTCGTCGCCTCGCTGGAGGCCAAGCACCCCGACGCGGCCGAGCACCTGGACCAGGCCAGACCCGATCTGCTGGCCTTCACCGGCTTCCCGCGCCAGCTCTGGCGGCAGATCTGGTCCAACAACCCGCAGGAGCGCCTGAACAAGGAGATCCGCAGGCGCACCGACGTGGTCGGGATCTTCCCCGACCGGGCCGCGATCGTCCGCCTGGTCGGCGCGGTGCTGATGGAGCAGACCGACGAATGGACCGAGGCCCGCCGCTACATGGGCCCGGAATGCCTCGCCAAAGCCCGGCTGCGCG